The segment AACAAGCGGGCCCATATCGAGACCACCGGGCCCGAAATCTGGCAACAGCTGAAGGGCCGCATCGACGGCTTCATCTGCGCCGTTGGCTCGGGCGGCACGCTGGCCGGCGTCGCCGAGGCGCTCCGCGCGCGCAACCCCGACATCAAGATCGGCCTTGCCGATCCGGAAGGGGCCGCGCTCTACAATTACTATGCCCATGGCGAGCTCAAATCCTCGGGCAATTCCATCACCGAGGGCATTGGCCAGGGGCGCATTACCGCCAATCTGGAAGGCCTGACGATCGACAATCCCTATCAGATCCCCGATAGCGAGGCCCTGCCCTATATCTTCGACCTGCTCGAGCACGAGGGCCTGTGCCTGGGTGGTTCTAGCGCGATCAATATCGCCGGCGCCGTCCGCATGGCGCGTGACCTCGGGCCGGGCAAGACGATCGTCACCGTGCTTTGCGACTATGGCAACCGCTATGCCAGCAAGATCTTCAACCCGGAATTCCTCACCAGGCAGGGCCTGCCGGTTCCCAACTGGATGGACGGACGCGCCCCGATCGATATTTCGAGCGTGATCGAGGCGGAACCGGTCTAGGGGCGGACAATTTCCACGAGTCTATCCACAAACACGATGTCATCCCGGCCTTGAGCCGGGGTGACACCGAGGATGTGGTGTGCCCGGTGGAACCAGCAGGATTGTCTAAGACTCGCTTGCTGATACAGTGCGCTCGCACAAATCGGGCGAGGCGCTTTGATCGGTATCGATGATCTTCTGAAGGCGGTGATCGCCGACTTCCATATCGTGGCAGCGATCACGCTGGCGATCTATCTGCTCGCCTTTGTCTGCGCAGTGCGCGAGGTGATGAATTCTCGCACCTCGCAGGGGTCCATTGCCTGGATCCTGGCGCTGGCGCTGCTTCCCTTTCCTACGGCTTTTCTCTACCTGGTGCTGGGCTGGAAGGCGTTTGACGACTATGCGACCGACCGCATCCGCAATGGCCGCGCGGCGCGTCCGCTGCGCGCGAAGGACCTGGCGCTGATCGACCGCGAGACCAGCCACAAATGGCCGGTGCAGGTGAAGGTATCGGAAGTGCCCTTCCTCAAGGGCAATGAGGTGGAAATCCTCGTCGATGGCCGGGCGACCTTCGATTCGATCTTCGAGGGTATCGCGCGGGCCAGAAAATACCTGCTGGTGCAGTTCTACATCGTGCGCGACGACGCCTTGGGCAAGGAGCTGGCCGAGCGGCTGATCGAGCGGGCCAAGGCGGGCGTCGAAGTCTTCCTGCTCTATGACGACATCGGCAGCACCGGCATGCCCAAGCGCTACCGGACGCAATTGCGCGAGGCCGGGATCAAGGTCGCCGGCTTCAACCAGCGCCACAAGTTTATGCGGCTCTATGGCCCCAGCCGGATCAACTATCGAAACCATCGCAAGATCGTGGTGGTGGATGGCGAGCATGCCTGGGTGGGCGGGCATAATGTCGGCGTCGAATATTTGGGCGAAGACCCCAAGTTCGGCCATTGGCGCGATACCCATGTCCGGGTGTCCGGCCCGGCGGCACTGGGCTGTGCGCTGCTGTTCCGCGAGGACTGGGAATGGGCGACGGGCGATGCCCTGCCCTCGGCGCCGCCCGAGAGCGTGGCGACGCCCGGCGATCAGTCGGTGCTGGTGATGGGCAGCGGGCCGGCCGACAAGCTCGAGGAATGCGCCATTGCCTTTACCGACATCATCGGGCGGGCGCGGGAGCGTATCTGGATCGTCAGCCCCTATTTCGTGCCTGACACCGATATCCGCACGGCGCTGTTTGCGGCCAAGCTGCGCGGCGTCGACGTGCGGGTGATGCTGCCCGACGAGCCGGACCACAAGATCGTCTGGCTGGCCAGCATCGCCCATGCCGATGGCATGGTGGAGCATGGCGTGGCGGTGCACCGCTATACCGA is part of the uncultured Devosia sp. genome and harbors:
- a CDS encoding cysteine synthase A, which produces MANHQDLIGAIGNTPLIRLNRVSQLTGCDIWGKAEFLNPGQSVKDRAALFIIHDAVKSGALKPGGTIVEGTAGNTGIGLTLVANSLGFKSVIVIPETQSQEKKDALRLYGAELIEVPAKPYKNPNNYIKISGRLAEKLNRELPEGAIWANQFDNVSNKRAHIETTGPEIWQQLKGRIDGFICAVGSGGTLAGVAEALRARNPDIKIGLADPEGAALYNYYAHGELKSSGNSITEGIGQGRITANLEGLTIDNPYQIPDSEALPYIFDLLEHEGLCLGGSSAINIAGAVRMARDLGPGKTIVTVLCDYGNRYASKIFNPEFLTRQGLPVPNWMDGRAPIDISSVIEAEPV
- the cls gene encoding cardiolipin synthase; this encodes MIGIDDLLKAVIADFHIVAAITLAIYLLAFVCAVREVMNSRTSQGSIAWILALALLPFPTAFLYLVLGWKAFDDYATDRIRNGRAARPLRAKDLALIDRETSHKWPVQVKVSEVPFLKGNEVEILVDGRATFDSIFEGIARARKYLLVQFYIVRDDALGKELAERLIERAKAGVEVFLLYDDIGSTGMPKRYRTQLREAGIKVAGFNQRHKFMRLYGPSRINYRNHRKIVVVDGEHAWVGGHNVGVEYLGEDPKFGHWRDTHVRVSGPAALGCALLFREDWEWATGDALPSAPPESVATPGDQSVLVMGSGPADKLEECAIAFTDIIGRARERIWIVSPYFVPDTDIRTALFAAKLRGVDVRVMLPDEPDHKIVWLASIAHADGMVEHGVAVHRYTDGFLHQKVVLMDDEIASIGSVNFDNRSFGLNFEITLWFADQQTIKDVETMLVDDFKKCREVDIDEVKNRSWSMRFLTQAARLFSPLL